Proteins from one Cryptomeria japonica chromosome 4, Sugi_1.0, whole genome shotgun sequence genomic window:
- the LOC131049064 gene encoding phosphatidylinositol/phosphatidylcholine transfer protein SFH1 isoform X1 — protein MYSKLKEVHLVGKFTSALSRPVLDLGHCRGESSVKPQEDSEEEELSMGLATEDRTPAQEEALKKLTMVLRETGLLRSRDNQQDLMRFLRARSFDVGKAKTMYEAMVEWRKEIGVDAIKETFQFPERKLTKQLYPHFHHKTDKLGRPVYIERLGQLQLEELLKITTFDRMLLYHIKEWEILIDWKFPACSKKAGRTINQSLTILDLKGVTLKHMSKSVRHFIQRILKVDQDYYPEYLGKMVIINAPTTFKAIWSIIKPWLDKRTQKKIEVHGSNYPHRLLELVDHKNLPEFLGGSCQCPGGCENSDAGPWNEVPFEPMYYEASKA, from the exons ATGTATTCTAAGTTGAAGGAAGTTCATTTGGTGGGGAAGTTTACTTCTGCATTGTCCAGGCCAGTGCTGGATCTGGGGCACTGCAGGGGTGAGAGCAGTGTGAAACCGCAGGAagacagtgaggaagaagaattaAGTATGGGATTAGCTACAGAAGACAGAACCCCTGCCCAAGAGGAGGCCTTAAAAAAACTAACAATGGTATTGAGGGAAACAGGGCTTCTAAGAAGCAGAGACAATCAGCAGGATCTGATGAGGTTTCTGAGGGCTCGTTCTTTTGATGTTGGCAAGGCCAAGACCATGTATGAGGCAATGGTGGAGTGGCGTAAAGAGATTGGTGTTGATGCCATCAAAGAG ACCTTCCAATTTCCTGAAAGGAAGCTAACGAAGCAGTTGTACCCTCACTTCCATCATAAAACAGACAAATTGGGTCGGCCTGTGTATATAGAGAGGTTAGGTCAGCTGCAATTGGAAGAGTTGTTGAAAATTACCACATTTGATCGAATGCTCTTGTATCATATCAAGGAATGGGAAATTCTTATTGATTGGAAATTTCCTGCCTGTTcgaagaaagctggaagaactaTTAACCAGTCACTGACCATTTTGGATCTAAAAGGAGTG ACACTGAAACATATGAGTAAGAGTGTTCGCCACTTTATTCAGCGGATACTAAAGGTGGATCAAGACTACTATCCTGAATACCTTGGAAAAATGGTCATCATTAATGCTCCTACAACCTTTAAGGCAATATGGTCTATAATAAAACCATGGCTTGATAAGAGAACCCAAAAGAAAATAGAAGTGCATGGCTCCAACTATCCACATAGATTGCTTGAGCTGGTAGATCACAAGAACCTGCCAGAATTTCTTGGAGGTTCTTGCCAGTGCCCTGGTGGGTGCGAGAATTCTGATGCCGGCCCATGGAATGAGGTTCCATTCGAGCCTATGTACTACGAGGCTTCAAAAGCATAA
- the LOC131049064 gene encoding SEC14 cytosolic factor isoform X2, whose product MYSKLKEVHLVGKFTSALSRPVLDLGHCRGESSVKPQEDSEEEELSMGLATEDRTPAQEEALKKLTMVLRETGLLRSRDNQQDLMRFLRARSFDVGKAKTMYEAMVEWRKEIGVDAIKETFQFPERKLTKQLYPHFHHKTDKLGRPVYIERLGQLQLEELLKITTFDRMLLYHIKEWEILIDWKFPACSKKAGRTINQSLTILDLKGVLCTQKFIKSITVPRAGLMV is encoded by the exons ATGTATTCTAAGTTGAAGGAAGTTCATTTGGTGGGGAAGTTTACTTCTGCATTGTCCAGGCCAGTGCTGGATCTGGGGCACTGCAGGGGTGAGAGCAGTGTGAAACCGCAGGAagacagtgaggaagaagaattaAGTATGGGATTAGCTACAGAAGACAGAACCCCTGCCCAAGAGGAGGCCTTAAAAAAACTAACAATGGTATTGAGGGAAACAGGGCTTCTAAGAAGCAGAGACAATCAGCAGGATCTGATGAGGTTTCTGAGGGCTCGTTCTTTTGATGTTGGCAAGGCCAAGACCATGTATGAGGCAATGGTGGAGTGGCGTAAAGAGATTGGTGTTGATGCCATCAAAGAG ACCTTCCAATTTCCTGAAAGGAAGCTAACGAAGCAGTTGTACCCTCACTTCCATCATAAAACAGACAAATTGGGTCGGCCTGTGTATATAGAGAGGTTAGGTCAGCTGCAATTGGAAGAGTTGTTGAAAATTACCACATTTGATCGAATGCTCTTGTATCATATCAAGGAATGGGAAATTCTTATTGATTGGAAATTTCCTGCCTGTTcgaagaaagctggaagaactaTTAACCAGTCACTGACCATTTTGGATCTAAAAGGAGTG TTGTGTACTCAAAAGTTCATAAAGTCAATCACGGTTCCCAGAGCTGGTCTGATGGTCTGA